A region of Paenibacillus sp. 37 DNA encodes the following proteins:
- a CDS encoding ABC transporter substrate-binding protein, with amino-acid sequence MMITKKWVTLFCLSLLLFATACSGGATDKPASSSEASGSEGDSSGKIELRMTWWGSQTRHDLTTKVIQLFEEKHPGITIKPEYSGWDGYFDKLTTQVAGSNAPDIIQMDYAFLTDFARRGALLDLTPFAESKELRTEDHDQSMITAGSIDDKLYAITLGVNAPGVIYDATVFQELGIEEPQESWTWKDFGDMATKIAAAKGEGFYGSADISGTTNMFEVFIRQSGKGLFDGGTMTATSEELQQWFDMWGALRENGGVTTAEITASTTNALETRPISLGTAAMDFAWSNQLLTFQQVNKNQDHKLGIQVLPHGAGEKQIGEYLKPGQFLSGYGKTKHPKEVAMFIDFMVNDPEATAILGSERGVPVNSSIREKMQPTLPEAEQTIFQFIDTVSKHSSEIDPPYPQGFAEVDTSFKSASEQIAFGQGDTPDVIAQFIEGAKATLGSSQ; translated from the coding sequence ATGATGATTACAAAAAAGTGGGTAACCCTGTTCTGCCTGTCCCTGTTATTGTTCGCTACAGCCTGTTCGGGAGGAGCCACGGATAAGCCAGCTTCTTCTAGCGAAGCAAGTGGAAGTGAAGGAGACTCTTCAGGCAAGATTGAACTGCGCATGACCTGGTGGGGATCACAGACCAGACATGATCTGACGACCAAAGTCATCCAACTATTTGAAGAGAAACATCCGGGAATCACCATTAAACCTGAATACTCCGGTTGGGATGGTTATTTTGACAAATTAACTACACAGGTAGCCGGTTCAAATGCACCAGATATCATCCAGATGGATTACGCATTTCTGACTGACTTTGCCCGCCGTGGGGCCTTGCTTGATCTGACCCCATTTGCAGAGAGCAAAGAGCTGCGGACAGAGGATCATGATCAGAGCATGATTACAGCCGGATCCATTGACGATAAATTATATGCGATTACCCTAGGAGTAAACGCACCAGGTGTCATTTATGACGCCACCGTATTTCAGGAATTAGGTATTGAGGAACCGCAAGAGAGCTGGACATGGAAGGATTTTGGGGATATGGCGACCAAAATTGCCGCAGCCAAAGGTGAGGGGTTCTATGGATCTGCAGACATTTCCGGTACAACCAACATGTTCGAAGTGTTTATCCGACAATCCGGGAAAGGATTGTTTGATGGTGGCACGATGACCGCTACCAGTGAGGAGCTTCAGCAATGGTTCGATATGTGGGGCGCATTGCGCGAGAATGGTGGAGTGACCACAGCGGAGATCACGGCATCCACAACCAATGCACTGGAGACACGCCCGATCTCACTGGGCACAGCTGCCATGGATTTTGCATGGTCCAATCAATTGCTGACATTCCAGCAGGTGAACAAAAACCAGGATCATAAGCTTGGCATACAAGTGCTTCCGCATGGTGCAGGTGAAAAGCAAATCGGTGAATATCTGAAACCAGGCCAGTTCCTCTCCGGTTATGGCAAAACCAAACATCCAAAGGAAGTTGCCATGTTCATTGATTTCATGGTCAATGATCCAGAAGCAACCGCTATTCTTGGTTCTGAACGTGGGGTGCCGGTCAATTCCAGCATTCGTGAAAAGATGCAGCCTACGCTGCCGGAAGCGGAGCAAACCATTTTCCAATTTATCGATACTGTATCGAAGCACTCCAGCGAGATTGATCCACCGTACCCGCAAGGATTTGCTGAAGTGGACACAAGTTTCAAGAGCGCAAGCGAGCAGATCGCCTTCGGTCAAGGTGATACGCCAGATGTCATTGCCCAGTTTATTGAAGGAGCCAAGGCTACGCTTGGATCGAGTCAATAA
- a CDS encoding carbohydrate ABC transporter permease, giving the protein MTTSQVSQARIERVANRRVKRRYAHNGAALLFLAPWLVGLLFLTLGPMLVSLYISFTDYSILAAPSWVGLDNYTTMFTSDKLFTQSLKVTFTYVAVSVPVKLIFALLVAMLLNKGIRGLGIYRTVYYIPTLLGGSVAIAMLWRKMLGGDGLLNSVLAMVGIKAPDWVANPKYALYSIVLLSVWQFGSSMIIFLAGLKQIPPEYDEASAVDGAGPLRRFFYITLPILSPVIFFNLVMQLITSFQSFTQAFVISNGSGGPVNSTLMYSLYLYKKGFSFFQMGYASAMAWVLVILIGVFTLLVFRSSKLWVHYEDGGKS; this is encoded by the coding sequence ATGACGACATCACAGGTCAGTCAAGCCCGAATCGAGCGTGTAGCTAACCGGCGGGTCAAACGGAGATATGCCCACAATGGAGCAGCGCTTCTGTTCCTCGCCCCATGGCTTGTTGGATTGTTATTTCTAACCCTTGGTCCCATGTTGGTATCCTTGTACATTTCGTTCACCGATTATAGTATCCTGGCCGCCCCTTCCTGGGTCGGTCTGGATAACTACACGACGATGTTTACATCGGATAAACTGTTCACTCAGTCGCTCAAAGTTACATTCACGTATGTCGCTGTATCCGTACCGGTCAAATTGATCTTTGCGCTGCTGGTAGCCATGTTGCTCAATAAAGGGATTCGAGGGCTGGGTATTTACCGGACGGTGTATTACATTCCGACATTACTTGGAGGTAGCGTTGCAATTGCAATGTTGTGGCGTAAAATGCTGGGCGGGGACGGGCTACTCAATAGTGTGCTTGCCATGGTGGGCATTAAGGCGCCCGATTGGGTTGCCAATCCGAAGTATGCCCTATACTCCATCGTGCTGTTATCCGTATGGCAGTTTGGATCATCCATGATTATTTTCCTGGCAGGTTTGAAACAGATTCCACCCGAATATGATGAAGCCTCAGCGGTAGATGGTGCAGGCCCTCTGCGGAGATTCTTCTATATAACGTTGCCAATTCTGTCACCCGTTATCTTCTTCAATCTCGTCATGCAGCTGATTACGTCCTTTCAATCGTTCACGCAGGCTTTCGTAATCAGTAATGGTAGCGGAGGGCCAGTGAACTCAACCTTAATGTATTCGCTCTATCTGTACAAAAAAGGATTCTCATTCTTTCAGATGGGCTATGCTTCTGCGATGGCCTGGGTGTTGGTCATCCTGATTGGCGTATTTACATTGCTCGTATTCCGCAGCAGCAAGCTGTGGGTGCACTATGAGGATGGTGGAAAATCATGA
- a CDS encoding carbohydrate ABC transporter permease — MIGQRNSTAWVVSKHVLISGIAFVMLYPILWMLGSSFKPGHMIFTETWFWPQEWNWQNYMNGWSGIQGNPFSRFLTNSVILSLGAVLGNVISCSMAAYAFARLNFRFKAICFGLMLMTIMLPHHVTLIPQYILFNHLEWVNTYLPLVVPKWLATDAFFIFLMVQFFRGLPKELDEAATIDGCGPVKIYTKIIIPLAFPALVTTMIFTFLWTWDDFFSQLIYLSDVSKYTVPLGLRLFLDSSSQSDWGPMFAMSVLSLVPCFIVFIVCQKYFVEGIATSGLKG, encoded by the coding sequence ATGATTGGACAACGGAACTCTACAGCATGGGTCGTCAGCAAACATGTGTTGATCTCAGGCATCGCCTTTGTCATGCTCTACCCGATCCTCTGGATGCTGGGCAGCTCGTTCAAACCGGGACATATGATCTTTACAGAGACCTGGTTTTGGCCGCAGGAATGGAATTGGCAAAATTACATGAATGGCTGGTCCGGTATTCAGGGGAATCCGTTCTCCCGCTTCCTGACCAACTCTGTCATCCTGTCGCTTGGCGCCGTGCTGGGCAATGTCATCTCCTGCTCTATGGCGGCATATGCCTTCGCCCGACTGAATTTTCGTTTCAAAGCCATCTGCTTCGGCCTGATGCTCATGACGATTATGCTGCCTCATCATGTGACGCTGATCCCGCAGTATATCCTTTTCAACCACCTGGAGTGGGTGAATACGTATCTGCCGCTTGTGGTGCCAAAATGGCTCGCGACCGACGCCTTCTTCATTTTTCTCATGGTACAGTTCTTCCGGGGATTGCCCAAAGAGTTGGATGAGGCGGCTACCATTGATGGTTGCGGTCCTGTGAAAATTTACACCAAAATCATCATTCCACTTGCGTTTCCAGCACTGGTTACCACGATGATCTTTACGTTCTTGTGGACATGGGACGACTTCTTCAGTCAGTTGATCTACTTGAGTGACGTTAGCAAATACACCGTGCCGCTAGGTCTGCGTCTGTTCCTTGATTCGAGTTCTCAATCCGATTGGGGCCCGATGTTTGCCATGTCGGTGTTGTCGTTGGTGCCATGTTTCATTGTATTTATCGTGTGTCAAAAGTACTTCGTGGAAGGAATCGCGACCTCTGGGCTCAAAGGGTAA
- a CDS encoding sensor histidine kinase, giving the protein MGKGRWSAFINQKLQQSKLSTLMVTCFIAFNLLLVSVVVWLAYQSFSAVTFAEISKARLALLNESTRRGFDFITGVTGTAYGLASNRELSNLLEKADTGRLAQIHQRREVSRILDHTMVVSEGITSIELYTDVFNEVTVTMADRIFPVDTIAHDSWFATLEKADAAWVPLRENESGQSLVGYAQRIFDSHGGTVAYVLIRLSRADIVRRFADVPMVLDGKVLLVDTAGNVVMQMGRVDPAEENERADRRNEASTIQETGGAVNSSSSIIDSAWIQEHVQPGADGYEVVSGQSGGAQLVLYSRPAMLQWRLVQTIPVYTLLSPVRHAGWQILGIAILGLLCSAVLAYLFVRQIIRPLRQLIKRMRQLEKGDFDTRVQLSFTEEYAHLAYGFNHMASQLTTLMEQVKDESRAKREAQTGLLEAQIKPHFLYNTLDMIHWRALDYEAKDISRMIVQLSKLLRIGLSGGRLFIRVRDELEHARCYVNIQSERLPFSIQYQEQIDPHIRGCYIPKIILQPFIENAVMHGHPEEGTLRIQVHMHEEVGPHEDIVIRIADNGRGLPEGWKLEETCGIGVRNVHQRIQLYCGKRYGVQLSDRESGGVEVTITLPRIETDEQLNLWLDGEK; this is encoded by the coding sequence ATGGGGAAAGGAAGATGGTCTGCATTCATTAATCAAAAGCTGCAACAAAGCAAGCTCTCCACATTGATGGTGACTTGCTTTATTGCGTTTAACCTGTTGCTCGTCTCCGTTGTGGTCTGGCTGGCATATCAGTCTTTCTCTGCGGTCACATTTGCCGAGATTAGCAAAGCACGTCTGGCTCTTCTGAACGAGAGCACACGTCGGGGATTTGATTTCATTACAGGGGTAACAGGAACCGCATATGGTTTGGCAAGCAATCGGGAACTGTCCAATCTGCTCGAAAAGGCCGATACGGGCAGGCTTGCACAGATTCACCAGCGGAGAGAGGTTTCTCGAATCCTGGATCATACCATGGTCGTGAGTGAAGGCATCACCTCCATCGAACTGTATACGGATGTCTTTAATGAGGTGACAGTGACTATGGCTGATCGCATATTTCCGGTGGATACCATCGCACACGACTCTTGGTTTGCTACGTTGGAAAAGGCTGATGCGGCATGGGTGCCGCTGCGCGAGAACGAATCGGGCCAATCCCTGGTCGGATACGCCCAACGGATTTTCGACAGTCATGGCGGAACGGTGGCCTATGTGCTCATTCGACTGAGTAGAGCGGACATCGTACGCAGGTTTGCCGATGTGCCCATGGTGCTTGATGGAAAAGTCCTGTTGGTAGATACGGCTGGTAATGTCGTAATGCAGATGGGGAGAGTTGATCCAGCAGAGGAAAATGAACGAGCGGATAGAAGAAATGAAGCGAGTACCATTCAAGAAACGGGTGGAGCTGTAAATTCATCTTCTTCTATTATAGATAGTGCATGGATTCAGGAACATGTACAGCCTGGCGCAGATGGATACGAAGTCGTTTCCGGCCAATCCGGAGGTGCCCAATTGGTGCTCTACTCCAGACCAGCCATGCTTCAGTGGCGACTCGTACAGACTATTCCGGTGTACACACTTCTATCTCCGGTCAGGCATGCGGGCTGGCAGATTCTCGGCATCGCCATACTGGGACTATTATGCTCCGCTGTGCTTGCGTACCTGTTCGTAAGGCAGATCATCCGCCCACTGAGACAATTGATCAAGCGAATGAGACAACTGGAGAAAGGGGACTTCGATACCCGGGTCCAACTTTCGTTTACGGAGGAATATGCCCATTTGGCTTATGGCTTTAATCACATGGCTTCACAGCTCACGACGCTGATGGAACAGGTGAAGGATGAGAGCCGGGCTAAGCGTGAAGCCCAGACGGGCTTGCTTGAGGCCCAGATCAAACCCCATTTTCTATACAATACCCTCGACATGATCCACTGGCGCGCACTTGATTATGAAGCTAAGGATATCAGTCGTATGATTGTGCAGCTCAGTAAGCTGTTACGGATCGGACTGAGTGGAGGGAGATTGTTTATACGGGTTCGTGATGAGTTGGAACATGCCCGTTGCTACGTTAACATCCAGTCAGAGCGGCTACCGTTCTCCATTCAATATCAGGAGCAGATCGATCCGCATATTCGTGGTTGTTACATTCCCAAGATCATTTTGCAGCCCTTTATCGAAAATGCCGTTATGCACGGGCACCCTGAAGAAGGTACACTTCGAATTCAGGTGCATATGCACGAAGAGGTTGGTCCGCATGAGGATATCGTCATTCGTATCGCGGATAATGGGCGGGGTTTGCCGGAGGGGTGGAAACTCGAAGAGACGTGTGGCATCGGTGTACGGAATGTACATCAGCGCATTCAGCTTTATTGTGGGAAGAGGTATGGCGTTCAACTGAGCGATAGAGAGTCAGGTGGCGTGGAAGTGACCATTACGCTGCCGCGTATTGAGACCGACGAGCAATTAAATCTATGGCTGGACGGTGAAAAATGA
- a CDS encoding response regulator yields the protein MMKTIMLVDDDPHIVKALTDHIDWPSLGLSIAGTASNGLDALELFQRMHPDVVMTDVYLPGMNGLEITQTLRRDHPHLPIIILSGYDEFENARAAMRWGVNHFLLKPAEVEEIESVLREVLLEQDVRERHERLEQTYKQEVGRVLPYLRKQFLHELLTTRYRADELPKERMDYIGIHMSSQARAISLQLNRPVFLTRMKERDWQLLRYGAADIIQETVKEQAARMNGQVEIVDYSDQVFVLLLLADKEDKDQLEEILPLVERMMDQIFTYLKIEVSAGIGKSKSHPCEVIDSYLESREAVETAEFQGGNRIYHYEASEDTEPSLTDYSLMLRQWNEAWTDIRPDLAEEVWHHIRLLLKEGNCVGIQGVQVVVVSLFDTLIHSWNRLHPMLPPPLAMSDFLREIQSKYALHDLVSWMDRIICNWLDQIRKEMGEKKSNKLIEQVKQYVELHYTEEISFEAIAKGLFVHPKYLSQLFKRVTGENFVSYLNGYRIQRALELLQSGHYMVYEVSEMTGFRNATYFSQVFKMLTGKSPSEVG from the coding sequence ATGATGAAGACCATTATGCTTGTTGATGACGATCCTCATATTGTAAAGGCATTAACAGATCATATCGATTGGCCTTCTCTGGGCCTCAGCATTGCAGGCACTGCTTCCAACGGCTTGGATGCGCTGGAGCTGTTTCAACGCATGCATCCAGATGTGGTTATGACTGACGTCTATCTACCGGGGATGAACGGGCTTGAGATCACACAGACGTTGCGACGTGATCATCCCCACTTGCCGATCATCATTCTTAGTGGATATGACGAATTCGAGAACGCCCGGGCAGCCATGCGCTGGGGGGTGAATCACTTTTTGCTGAAGCCGGCAGAGGTTGAGGAGATTGAGTCTGTGCTGCGGGAGGTGCTACTGGAACAAGATGTGCGAGAGCGGCATGAACGGCTGGAGCAGACGTACAAGCAGGAGGTCGGACGGGTACTTCCGTATTTGCGCAAACAATTTCTTCACGAACTGCTGACTACGCGATATCGGGCAGATGAACTGCCTAAAGAACGCATGGACTATATAGGCATTCATATGTCCTCACAGGCACGCGCCATTAGTCTGCAACTGAATCGCCCCGTATTTTTGACACGGATGAAAGAACGGGATTGGCAGCTTCTCCGCTATGGGGCGGCTGATATTATTCAGGAGACGGTGAAGGAACAGGCGGCGCGCATGAATGGTCAGGTAGAGATTGTTGATTATTCGGATCAGGTATTTGTGTTGCTTCTATTAGCAGACAAAGAGGATAAGGATCAGCTGGAGGAGATCTTGCCACTCGTGGAAAGGATGATGGATCAGATCTTTACGTATTTGAAAATCGAAGTAAGTGCTGGAATAGGAAAATCCAAAAGTCACCCATGTGAGGTGATAGATTCTTATCTGGAGAGCAGGGAAGCGGTGGAAACAGCAGAGTTTCAAGGTGGAAATCGTATCTACCACTATGAAGCGTCAGAGGATACAGAACCAAGTTTGACCGATTATTCGTTAATGCTTCGTCAATGGAATGAGGCTTGGACGGATATCAGACCTGATCTGGCGGAAGAGGTATGGCACCATATTCGGCTTTTGCTGAAAGAGGGCAACTGTGTTGGGATACAGGGTGTACAGGTGGTGGTCGTCAGTTTGTTTGACACGTTGATTCATAGCTGGAACCGACTTCACCCTATGTTACCCCCGCCGCTCGCGATGAGTGATTTTCTGCGTGAAATTCAATCGAAATATGCTTTGCATGATCTGGTAAGCTGGATGGATCGTATTATCTGCAACTGGCTCGATCAGATACGCAAAGAGATGGGTGAGAAGAAGAGCAATAAACTGATAGAGCAGGTGAAACAGTATGTGGAGCTGCATTACACCGAAGAGATTAGTTTTGAAGCGATTGCCAAGGGGCTGTTCGTACATCCGAAATATCTGAGTCAACTTTTCAAAAGGGTGACCGGTGAGAATTTCGTGAGTTATTTGAACGGGTACCGGATTCAGAGGGCGTTGGAACTGTTGCAGTCGGGACATTACATGGTATATGAGGTGAGCGAGATGACGGGGTTCCGTAATGCGACGTATTTCAGCCAAGTGTTCAAAATGCTTACGGGCAAGAGTCCGTCTGAGGTGGGGTAG
- a CDS encoding GNAT family N-acetyltransferase, with product MMIDQQEYYIKGLSYSIRSAEEKDAEALSSLRVQIDGETENMDREEGEAYIDAAGFRRIIHLDTEKSRNLFLVAVVADAIVGYSRCEGTELKRFCHKIEFGVCVAREFWGHGIGKNLLEKSIEWADQTGVEKKTLNVLASNEKAIELYQKSGFEIEGILKKDRRHMEGQYHDTIVMGRFKD from the coding sequence ATGATGATCGATCAGCAGGAATATTACATTAAAGGCTTATCTTACTCCATTAGATCGGCAGAGGAAAAGGATGCTGAGGCCTTGTCTTCACTTCGTGTACAAATCGATGGGGAAACCGAGAACATGGATCGTGAAGAGGGCGAGGCGTATATCGACGCAGCCGGGTTCAGGCGGATCATCCATTTGGACACTGAGAAGTCACGGAATCTATTCCTTGTTGCTGTAGTGGCGGACGCAATTGTGGGATACTCCCGATGTGAAGGTACAGAGTTGAAGCGCTTTTGCCATAAGATTGAGTTTGGCGTGTGTGTGGCCCGAGAATTCTGGGGACATGGGATTGGCAAGAACTTGCTGGAGAAGTCGATAGAATGGGCAGACCAGACTGGTGTAGAGAAGAAGACGTTGAACGTGCTGGCATCCAATGAAAAGGCAATCGAGTTATACCAAAAGAGTGGCTTCGAGATCGAAGGTATTTTGAAAAAGGATCGGCGACACATGGAAGGACAGTATCACGACACAATAGTGATGGGGAGGTTCAAAGACTAA